A genome region from Nocardiopsis exhalans includes the following:
- the rpoB gene encoding DNA-directed RNA polymerase subunit beta — protein MAASRNASANALGPHRVSFARIQEPLAVPNLLALQTESFDWLLGNDTWKTRVETARNAGRKDVSEQSGLEEIFEEISPIEDFSGTMSLSFRDHRFEPPKYSEEECKDKDMTYSAPMFVTAEFINNDTGEIKSQTVFMGDFPLMTVKGTFIINGTERVVVSQLVRSPGVYFDSSVDKTSDKDLFGCKVIPSRGAWLEFEVDKRDFVGVRIDRKRKQGVTVLLKALGWTTDQILERFGQYESIRNTLEKDPTAGTDDALLDIYRKLRPGEPPTKESAQALLENLYFNPKRYDLAKVGRYKINKKLGLDTDFTQGTLTEEDIVATIDYLVRLHAGEIEKETVLGMRPVETDDIDHFGNRRLRTVGELIQNQVRLGLARMERVVRERMTTQDVEAITPQTLINIRPVVASIKEFFGTSQLSQFMDQTNPLAGLTHKRRLSALGPGGLSRERAGFEVRDVHPSHYGRMCPIETPEGPNIGLIGSLAAYGRVNSFGFVETPYRKIIDNKVSDEVHYLTADEEDLYVIAQANTPMKPDGTFAEASVLVRRKGGEFEQVSTDEVDYMDVSPRQMVSVATAMIPFLEHDDANRALMGSNMQRQAVPLLRAESPFVGTGMEYRAATDAGEVVIAEKAGVVEDVTADYVTVMADDGTRKTYRMGKFQRSNQGTCFNQRPIVHEGQRIEVKQVLADGPSTDQGEMSLGKNLLVAYMSWEGHNYEDAIILSQRLVQDDVLSSIHIEEHEVDARDTKLGPEEITREIPNVSEEVLADLDDRGIIRIGAEVVDGDILVGKVTPKGETELTPEERLLRAIFGEKAREVRDTSLKVPHGETGKVIGVRVFSRDEGDELAPGVNEMVRVYVAQKRKITDGDKLAGRHGNKGVISKILPQEDMPFLEDGTPVDIILNPLGVPGRMNVGQVLEVHLGWLAKNGWLVEGVEEEWQKSLHAIGAAEVDPNSRVATPVFDGLHGDELSGLIQSVRPNKDGNRLINEDGKARLFDGRTGEPFAEPISVGYKYILKLHHLVDDKIHARSTGPYSMITQQPLGGKAQFGGQRFGEMEVWALEAYGAAYALQELLTIKSDDVVGRVKVYEAIVKGENIPEPGIPESFKVLIKEMQSLCLNVEVLSSDGMSIEMRDSDEDVFRAAEELGIDLGRREPSSVEEV, from the coding sequence TTGGCAGCCTCGCGCAACGCCTCCGCTAACGCCCTTGGTCCGCACCGCGTTTCTTTCGCTCGCATTCAGGAACCCCTCGCGGTTCCCAACCTTCTTGCCCTGCAGACCGAGTCGTTCGACTGGCTGCTTGGCAACGACACGTGGAAGACGCGGGTCGAGACGGCCCGCAACGCCGGCCGCAAGGACGTTTCGGAGCAGTCCGGTCTCGAAGAGATCTTCGAGGAGATCAGCCCGATCGAGGACTTCTCGGGCACCATGTCCCTCTCGTTCCGGGATCACCGGTTCGAGCCGCCCAAGTACTCCGAAGAGGAGTGCAAGGACAAGGACATGACGTACTCCGCGCCGATGTTCGTCACGGCGGAGTTCATCAACAACGACACCGGTGAGATCAAGAGCCAGACGGTGTTCATGGGCGACTTCCCGCTCATGACCGTCAAGGGCACCTTCATCATCAACGGCACCGAGCGCGTCGTTGTCTCCCAGCTGGTCCGGTCCCCGGGTGTGTACTTCGACAGCTCCGTCGACAAGACCTCGGACAAGGACCTCTTCGGCTGCAAGGTCATCCCGTCCCGCGGTGCCTGGCTGGAGTTCGAGGTCGACAAGCGCGACTTCGTCGGAGTCCGCATCGACCGCAAGCGCAAGCAGGGCGTCACCGTCCTGCTCAAGGCGCTCGGCTGGACCACCGACCAGATCCTGGAGCGTTTCGGCCAGTACGAGTCGATCCGCAACACCCTGGAGAAGGACCCCACCGCGGGCACCGACGACGCGCTGCTGGACATCTACCGCAAGCTGCGTCCGGGAGAGCCGCCCACGAAGGAGTCGGCCCAGGCGCTGCTGGAGAACCTGTACTTCAACCCCAAGCGCTACGACCTGGCCAAGGTCGGCCGGTACAAGATCAACAAGAAGCTCGGCCTCGACACCGACTTCACCCAGGGGACCCTCACCGAAGAGGACATCGTCGCCACCATCGACTACCTCGTGCGCCTGCACGCCGGTGAGATCGAGAAGGAAACCGTCCTGGGCATGCGCCCGGTCGAGACCGACGACATCGACCACTTCGGAAACCGTCGCCTGCGCACCGTCGGCGAGCTCATCCAGAACCAGGTCCGTCTGGGCCTGGCCCGGATGGAGCGCGTCGTCCGCGAGCGGATGACCACCCAGGACGTCGAGGCGATCACGCCGCAGACCCTGATCAACATCCGTCCCGTCGTGGCCTCCATCAAGGAGTTCTTCGGTACTTCGCAGCTGTCCCAGTTCATGGACCAGACCAACCCGCTCGCGGGCCTGACCCACAAGCGCCGCCTCTCGGCGCTGGGTCCGGGCGGTCTGTCCCGTGAGCGCGCGGGCTTCGAGGTCCGAGACGTGCACCCGTCCCACTACGGCCGCATGTGCCCGATCGAGACGCCCGAAGGCCCGAACATCGGTCTGATCGGCTCGCTCGCCGCCTACGGCCGGGTGAACTCCTTCGGTTTCGTGGAGACCCCGTACCGCAAGATCATCGACAACAAGGTCTCCGACGAGGTCCACTACCTGACCGCTGACGAAGAGGACCTCTACGTCATCGCGCAGGCGAACACCCCGATGAAGCCGGACGGCACCTTCGCCGAGGCCAGCGTGCTCGTCCGCCGTAAGGGCGGGGAGTTCGAGCAGGTCAGCACCGACGAGGTCGACTACATGGACGTGTCGCCGCGCCAGATGGTGTCGGTCGCCACCGCCATGATCCCGTTCCTGGAGCACGACGACGCCAACCGCGCGCTCATGGGCTCCAACATGCAGCGCCAGGCCGTGCCGCTGCTCCGCGCCGAGTCGCCCTTCGTCGGCACCGGCATGGAGTACCGCGCCGCCACCGACGCCGGTGAGGTCGTCATCGCCGAGAAGGCCGGTGTCGTCGAGGACGTCACCGCCGACTACGTCACCGTGATGGCCGACGACGGCACGCGCAAGACGTACCGCATGGGCAAGTTCCAGCGCTCCAACCAGGGCACCTGCTTCAACCAGCGACCCATCGTGCACGAGGGTCAGCGCATCGAGGTCAAGCAGGTCCTCGCCGACGGTCCGTCCACGGACCAGGGCGAGATGTCGCTGGGCAAGAACCTCCTCGTGGCGTACATGTCCTGGGAGGGCCACAACTACGAGGACGCGATCATCCTCAGCCAGCGCCTGGTGCAGGACGACGTCCTCTCCTCGATCCACATCGAGGAGCACGAGGTCGACGCCCGTGACACCAAGCTGGGCCCGGAGGAGATCACCCGCGAGATCCCCAACGTCAGCGAGGAGGTCCTGGCCGACCTCGACGACCGGGGCATCATCCGCATCGGCGCCGAGGTCGTCGACGGGGACATCCTCGTCGGCAAGGTCACGCCCAAGGGCGAGACCGAGCTGACCCCGGAGGAGCGCCTGCTGCGCGCCATCTTCGGTGAGAAGGCCCGCGAGGTCCGCGACACCTCCCTGAAGGTGCCGCACGGCGAGACCGGCAAGGTCATCGGCGTCCGCGTCTTCAGCCGCGACGAGGGCGACGAGCTCGCCCCCGGCGTCAACGAGATGGTCCGCGTCTACGTGGCCCAGAAGCGCAAGATCACCGATGGTGACAAGCTCGCCGGCCGTCACGGCAACAAGGGCGTCATCTCGAAGATCCTGCCCCAGGAGGACATGCCCTTCCTGGAGGACGGCACGCCCGTCGACATCATCCTCAACCCGCTGGGCGTCCCCGGCCGAATGAACGTCGGTCAGGTGCTCGAAGTCCACTTGGGCTGGCTGGCCAAGAACGGCTGGCTGGTCGAAGGGGTCGAGGAGGAGTGGCAGAAGTCGCTGCACGCGATCGGAGCGGCCGAGGTCGACCCGAACTCGCGCGTGGCCACGCCGGTCTTCGACGGCCTGCACGGTGACGAGCTCAGCGGTCTCATCCAGTCGGTCCGCCCGAACAAGGACGGCAACCGCCTCATCAACGAGGACGGCAAGGCCCGCCTGTTCGACGGCCGCACCGGTGAGCCCTTCGCCGAGCCCATCTCCGTCGGCTACAAGTACATCCTGAAGCTTCACCACCTCGTGGACGACAAGATCCACGCCCGCTCCACCGGCCCGTACTCCATGATCACGCAGCAGCCGCTGGGTGGTAAGGCGCAGTTCGGCGGCCAGCGGTTCGGTGAGATGGAGGTCTGGGCGCTGGAGGCCTACGGTGCCGCCTACGCGCTCCAGGAGCTGCTCACCATCAAGTCCGACGACGTGGTGGGTCGCGTCAAGGTCTACGAGGCCATCGTCAAGGGCGAGAACATCCCTGAGCCGGGTATCCCTGAGTCCTTCAAGGTGCTCATCAAGGAGATGCAGTCGCTCTGTCTGAACGTGGAGGTGCTGTCCAGTGACGGTATGTCCATCGAGATGCGGGACAGTGACGAGGACGTCTTCCGCGCCGCGGAAGAACTGGGAATCGACCTGGGCAGGCGAGAGCCGAGCAGTGTCGAAGAGGTCTAA
- a CDS encoding DNA-directed RNA polymerase subunit beta': MLDVNFFDELRIGLATADDIRQWSHGEVKKPETINYRTLKPEKDGLFCEKIFGPTRDWECYCGKYKRVRFKGIICERCGVEVTRAKVRRERMGHIELAAPVTHIWYFKGVPSRLGYLLDLAPKDLEKIIYFAAYMVTWVDTEARERDLQSLEARISVEKQHLEQRRDSTIEERHRKLEADLAELEEQGAKGDARRKVREGAEREMRQLRDRAQREIDRLDEVWSRFKNLKVQDLEGDEMLYREMRDRFGKYFRGGMGAQAIQDRLSNFELDEEAEKLRETIRTGKGQKKARALKRLKVVSAFLNTTNSPMGMVLDCIPVIPPDLRPMVQLDGGRFATSDLNDLYRRVINRNNRLKRLLDLGAPEIIVNNEKRMLQEAVDALFDNGRRGRPVTGPGNRPLKSLSDMLKGKQGRFRQNLLGKRVDYSGRSVIVVGPQLKLHQCGLPKQMALELFKPFVMKRLVDLNHAQNIKSAKRMVERSRPVVWDVLEEVITEHPVLLNRAPTLHRLGIQAFEPQLVEGKAIQIHPLVCTAFNADFDGDQMAVHLPLSAEAQAEARLLMLATNNILKPSDGKPVTMPTQDMIIGLYYLTTERVGAAGEGRAFRSPAEAIMAYDLGALDLQAKIRLRIADGAPAPKDWTPPEGWEPGDVYVLETTLGRYLFNEATPVDYPYVNFQVGKKQVSVLVNDLAENYPKVQVATTLDALKDAGYRWATRSGLTIGIEDVVAPPRKAEILGGYDRKADKIQREYDRGLITDDERRQELTEVWTQATAEVAKDMEDNFPADNPVWMMVQSGARGNPMQVRQIAGIRGLVSNTKGETIPRPIKSSYREGLSVLEYFISTHGQRKGLADTALRTADSGYLTRRLVDVAQDVIVREIDCGTDRSLWHEIGEKNAAGVVVRKHNVENTGFGRTIAEDTLDPEGNLVLPALSDTSEQNIDKLVAHGVTRVRIRSSLTCEAKIGVCTTCYGRSMATGKPVDVGEAIGIIAAQSIGEPGTQLTMRTFHMGGSAGQDITHGLPRVQELFEARVPKGMAPISEMEGRIRIDDTEKSRKIVVIPDDGTDEIAYPVPMRAQLLVSDGDHVKVGQQLIQGAINPHEVLRIQGPRAVQQHLVSEVQDVYKSQGVSIHDKHIEIIVRQMLKRVNILESGDTELLPGEMVERPKFERINRRVVSEGGQPAAGRPVLLGITKASLATESWLSAASFQETTRVLTENAIHGKSDPLLGLKENVIIGKLIPAGTGIPQYRNIRVEPTEEAKASMYSVSGYEEPSEYTFGQGSGEAVPLEEYDFGPYNR, encoded by the coding sequence GTGCTCGACGTCAACTTCTTCGACGAGCTGCGGATTGGCCTCGCCACCGCCGACGACATTCGCCAGTGGTCACACGGCGAGGTCAAGAAGCCCGAAACCATCAACTACCGAACCCTCAAGCCCGAGAAGGACGGACTCTTCTGCGAGAAGATCTTCGGTCCGACCCGGGACTGGGAGTGCTACTGCGGTAAGTACAAGCGCGTCCGCTTCAAGGGCATCATCTGTGAGCGCTGCGGCGTCGAGGTGACCCGTGCCAAGGTGCGCCGTGAGCGGATGGGCCACATTGAGCTGGCCGCTCCCGTCACGCACATCTGGTACTTCAAGGGCGTGCCCTCCCGTCTGGGCTACCTGCTGGACCTGGCGCCGAAGGATCTCGAGAAGATCATCTACTTCGCCGCCTACATGGTCACGTGGGTGGACACCGAGGCGCGTGAGCGCGACCTGCAGTCGCTCGAGGCACGGATCTCGGTCGAGAAGCAGCACCTGGAGCAGCGCCGCGACTCCACCATCGAGGAGCGCCACCGCAAGCTCGAGGCCGACCTGGCCGAGCTCGAGGAGCAGGGTGCCAAGGGCGACGCCCGTCGCAAGGTGCGCGAGGGCGCCGAGCGCGAGATGCGCCAGCTGCGCGACCGCGCCCAGCGCGAGATCGACCGCCTCGACGAGGTGTGGAGCCGTTTCAAGAACCTCAAGGTCCAGGACCTCGAGGGCGACGAGATGCTCTACCGCGAGATGCGCGACCGCTTCGGGAAGTACTTCCGCGGCGGCATGGGCGCCCAGGCCATCCAGGACCGCCTGTCCAACTTCGAGCTGGACGAGGAGGCGGAGAAGCTCCGGGAGACCATCCGCACCGGCAAGGGCCAGAAGAAGGCCCGCGCCCTGAAGCGGCTCAAGGTCGTCTCGGCGTTCCTCAACACCACCAACAGCCCCATGGGCATGGTGCTGGACTGCATCCCGGTCATCCCGCCGGACCTTCGTCCGATGGTGCAGCTGGACGGTGGCCGCTTCGCGACCTCCGACCTCAACGACCTGTACCGTCGCGTCATCAACCGGAACAACCGCCTCAAGCGGCTGCTGGACCTCGGCGCGCCCGAGATCATCGTCAACAACGAGAAGCGGATGCTGCAGGAGGCCGTCGACGCGCTGTTCGACAACGGCCGCCGCGGTCGCCCGGTCACCGGTCCCGGTAACCGTCCGCTCAAGTCGCTGTCCGACATGCTCAAGGGCAAGCAGGGTCGTTTCCGTCAGAACCTGCTCGGCAAGCGAGTCGACTACTCCGGCCGTTCGGTCATCGTCGTCGGCCCGCAGCTGAAGCTGCACCAGTGCGGTCTGCCCAAGCAGATGGCCCTGGAGCTCTTCAAGCCGTTCGTGATGAAGCGCCTGGTCGACCTGAACCACGCGCAGAACATCAAGAGCGCCAAGCGCATGGTGGAGCGGTCCCGCCCCGTCGTGTGGGACGTCCTCGAAGAGGTCATCACCGAGCACCCGGTTCTGCTGAACCGTGCTCCCACGCTGCACCGTCTGGGTATCCAGGCCTTCGAGCCGCAGCTGGTCGAGGGCAAGGCCATCCAGATCCACCCGCTCGTGTGCACCGCGTTCAACGCGGACTTCGACGGTGACCAGATGGCCGTCCACCTTCCGCTGTCCGCCGAGGCCCAGGCCGAGGCGCGACTGCTGATGCTGGCGACCAACAACATCCTCAAGCCGTCCGACGGCAAGCCCGTGACCATGCCCACCCAGGACATGATCATCGGTCTGTACTACCTGACGACGGAACGCGTCGGCGCCGCCGGCGAGGGCCGTGCCTTCCGCTCCCCGGCCGAGGCCATCATGGCCTACGACCTGGGCGCCCTGGACCTGCAGGCCAAGATCCGGCTGCGTATCGCCGACGGCGCTCCCGCGCCCAAGGACTGGACGCCGCCGGAGGGCTGGGAGCCGGGTGACGTCTACGTCCTGGAGACCACTCTGGGCCGGTACCTCTTCAACGAGGCCACCCCGGTGGACTACCCGTACGTCAACTTCCAGGTGGGCAAGAAGCAGGTCTCGGTCCTGGTCAACGACCTCGCCGAGAACTACCCCAAGGTCCAGGTCGCCACGACCCTGGACGCCCTGAAGGACGCCGGTTACCGCTGGGCCACCCGGTCCGGTCTGACCATCGGTATCGAGGACGTCGTCGCGCCTCCGCGCAAGGCCGAGATCCTCGGTGGCTACGACCGCAAGGCCGACAAGATCCAGCGGGAGTACGACCGCGGTCTGATCACCGACGACGAGCGCCGCCAGGAGCTCACCGAGGTGTGGACCCAGGCCACGGCCGAGGTCGCCAAGGACATGGAGGACAACTTCCCCGCCGACAACCCGGTGTGGATGATGGTCCAGTCCGGTGCGCGTGGTAACCCGATGCAGGTGCGCCAGATCGCCGGTATCCGTGGTCTGGTCTCCAACACCAAGGGTGAGACGATCCCGCGTCCGATCAAGTCCTCCTACCGTGAGGGCCTGTCCGTGCTGGAGTACTTCATCTCCACGCACGGTCAGCGCAAGGGTCTGGCCGACACCGCCCTGCGTACCGCCGACTCGGGTTACCTGACCCGTCGTCTGGTGGACGTCGCGCAGGACGTCATCGTCCGTGAGATCGACTGCGGCACCGACCGTTCGCTCTGGCACGAGATCGGCGAGAAGAACGCCGCCGGTGTCGTCGTGCGCAAGCACAACGTCGAGAACACCGGTTTCGGCCGGACCATCGCCGAGGACACGCTGGACCCCGAGGGCAACCTCGTGCTCCCGGCCCTGTCCGACACCTCCGAGCAGAACATCGACAAGCTGGTCGCCCACGGGGTCACCCGCGTGCGCATCCGCTCGTCGCTGACCTGTGAGGCGAAGATCGGCGTCTGCACCACCTGCTACGGCCGCTCCATGGCGACCGGCAAGCCGGTGGACGTCGGTGAGGCGATCGGTATCATCGCGGCCCAGTCCATCGGTGAGCCCGGTACCCAGCTGACCATGCGTACCTTCCACATGGGTGGTTCGGCCGGTCAGGACATCACGCACGGTCTGCCCCGTGTCCAGGAGCTCTTCGAGGCCCGTGTCCCGAAGGGTATGGCCCCGATCTCCGAGATGGAGGGCCGGATCCGGATCGACGACACCGAGAAGAGCCGCAAGATCGTCGTCATTCCCGACGACGGCACGGACGAGATCGCCTACCCGGTCCCGATGCGTGCGCAGCTCCTGGTGAGCGACGGCGACCACGTCAAGGTCGGCCAGCAGCTCATCCAGGGTGCGATCAACCCGCACGAGGTGCTTCGCATCCAGGGTCCGCGCGCGGTGCAGCAGCACCTCGTGTCGGAGGTCCAGGACGTGTACAAGTCGCAGGGTGTGTCCATCCACGACAAGCACATCGAGATCATCGTCCGCCAGATGCTCAAGCGAGTGAACATCCTGGAGTCGGGCGACACCGAGCTTCTGCCCGGTGAGATGGTCGAGCGTCCGAAGTTCGAGCGGATCAACCGACGCGTCGTGTCCGAAGGCGGCCAGCCGGCCGCCGGACGTCCGGTGCTGCTGGGTATCACCAAGGCCTCGCTGGCCACGGAGTCCTGGCTGTCGGCGGCCTCCTTCCAGGAGACCACCCGCGTGCTGACCGAGAACGCGATCCACGGCAAGAGCGACCCGCTGCTCGGCCTCAAGGAGAACGTCATCATCGGTAAGCTCATCCCGGCCGGTACCGGTATTCCGCAGTACCGCAACATCCGGGTGGAGCCGACCGAGGAGGCCAAGGCCTCGATGTACTCGGTCTCCGGTTACGAGGAGCCGAGCGAGTACACCTTCGGTCAGGGATCGGGCGAGGCCGTTCCGCTGGAGGAGTACGACTTCGGGCCGTACAACCGGTAA
- the rpsL gene encoding 30S ribosomal protein S12 gives MPTIQQLVRKGRQDKVAKNKTPALKGSPQRRGVCTRVYTTTPKKPNSALRKVARVKLSSGIEVTAYIPGIGHNLQEHSIVLVRGGRVKDLPGVRYRIVRGSLDTQGVRGRKQARSHYGAKKEK, from the coding sequence GTGCCCACCATCCAGCAGCTGGTCCGCAAGGGCCGACAGGACAAGGTCGCAAAGAACAAGACCCCGGCGCTGAAGGGGAGTCCGCAGCGTCGTGGTGTGTGCACGCGTGTCTACACCACTACGCCGAAGAAGCCGAACTCCGCTCTGCGTAAGGTCGCTCGCGTCAAGCTGAGCAGCGGCATCGAGGTCACGGCCTACATTCCCGGCATTGGTCACAACCTCCAGGAGCACAGCATCGTGCTGGTTCGTGGCGGTCGTGTGAAGGACCTGCCGGGCGTTCGCTACCGAATTGTCCGCGGTTCGCTCGACACCCAGGGTGTCCGAGGCCGCAAGCAGGCCCGTAGCCACTACGGCGCCAAGAAGGAGAAGTAA
- the rpsG gene encoding 30S ribosomal protein S7, translated as MPRKGPAPKRQLITDPVYGSPLVTALINKVLLDGKRSIAQAVVYDALEGAREKSGQDPLVVLKRALDNVKPALEVRSRRVGGATYQVPVEVRASRSTTLALRWLVSYSRQRREKTMTERLMNELVDASNGLGAAVKKREDTHKMAESNKAFAHYRW; from the coding sequence ATGCCGCGCAAGGGCCCGGCGCCGAAGCGCCAGCTCATCACCGACCCGGTCTACGGCTCGCCGCTCGTCACCGCACTGATCAACAAGGTGCTTCTCGACGGCAAGCGCTCCATCGCTCAGGCGGTCGTGTACGACGCCCTCGAGGGCGCCCGTGAGAAGTCCGGTCAGGACCCGCTCGTCGTTCTCAAGCGAGCCCTGGACAACGTCAAGCCCGCGCTGGAGGTCCGCAGCCGCCGTGTTGGTGGCGCGACCTACCAGGTGCCGGTCGAGGTTCGCGCCTCCCGGTCCACCACGCTGGCCCTGCGCTGGCTGGTCTCCTACTCGCGTCAGCGTCGTGAAAAGACCATGACCGAGCGTCTGATGAACGAGCTGGTTGACGCCAGCAACGGTCTGGGCGCGGCTGTCAAGAAGCGTGAGGACACGCACAAGATGGCCGAGTCGAACAAGGCCTTCGCCCACTACCGCTGGTAA
- the fusA gene encoding elongation factor G — translation MAKTLLDLAKVRNIGIMAHIDAGKTTTTERILYYTGVTHKVGEVHDGAATMDWMKEEQERGITITSAATTTHWDDHTINIIDTPGHVDFTVEVERSLRVLDGAVAVFDAKEGVEPQSEQVWRQADRYKVPRICFVNKMDKIGAEFQRCVDMFRERLGANAMPIQLNIGAESDFKGVIDLVKMKAYVWNDEAALGEMYDTVDIPETHVDAAREARDQFIETLAEADDEIMELYLEGKEPTEEQLVPAIRRATIAGTAIPIVCGTAFKNKGVQPLLDAVTAYLPSPLDVDAIEGHDPKDETEETKLERKPSVDEPMSALVFKIMSDPHLGRLTYLRIYSGVLNTGTQVLNSLKGRKERIGKIYRMHSNKREEIAEAGAGDIVAVMGLKDTTTGETLCDQSAPIVLESMTFPAPVIEVAIEPKTKSDQEKLGIAIQRLADEDPSFQVASDEQTGQTVISGMGELHLEVLVNRMRDEFKVEANIGKPQVAYRETIRKKVEGHVYTHKKQTGGSGQFAKVKIDLEPLVVEEGDASGYEFVNSVTGGRIPREYIPSVDAGCQEAAELGVLAHYPLVGIKVTLQDGQYHDVDSSEMAFKTAGSMAFKEAVKLAKPTLLEPVMAVEVTTPEEYMGDVIGDLNSRRGQIQSMDERSGVRVVKAQVPLSEMFGYVGDLRSRTQGRANYSMVFDSYAEVPSAVATEIVAKVRGE, via the coding sequence ATGGCTAAGACTTTGCTTGACCTGGCCAAGGTCCGCAACATCGGCATCATGGCCCACATCGACGCGGGCAAGACGACGACGACCGAGCGGATCCTCTACTACACCGGTGTGACCCACAAGGTGGGCGAGGTCCACGATGGCGCTGCCACCATGGACTGGATGAAGGAGGAGCAGGAGCGGGGTATCACCATTACCTCGGCTGCTACCACCACCCACTGGGACGACCACACCATCAACATCATCGACACGCCCGGCCACGTCGACTTCACGGTCGAGGTCGAGCGGTCGCTGCGTGTGCTCGACGGTGCCGTCGCGGTGTTCGACGCCAAGGAAGGCGTGGAGCCCCAGTCGGAGCAGGTCTGGCGTCAGGCCGACCGTTACAAGGTCCCGCGGATCTGCTTCGTCAACAAGATGGACAAGATCGGCGCCGAGTTCCAGCGTTGTGTCGACATGTTCCGTGAGCGCCTCGGCGCGAACGCCATGCCGATCCAGCTGAACATCGGTGCCGAGAGCGACTTCAAGGGCGTCATCGACCTCGTGAAGATGAAGGCCTACGTCTGGAACGACGAGGCCGCGCTCGGCGAGATGTACGACACCGTCGACATCCCCGAGACTCACGTGGACGCCGCCCGCGAGGCTCGCGACCAGTTCATCGAGACGCTGGCCGAGGCCGACGACGAGATCATGGAGCTGTACCTCGAGGGCAAGGAGCCCACCGAGGAGCAGCTGGTGCCCGCGATCCGTCGCGCCACCATCGCCGGTACCGCGATCCCGATCGTCTGCGGCACCGCGTTCAAGAACAAGGGCGTTCAGCCCCTGCTCGACGCGGTCACCGCTTACCTTCCCTCGCCCCTGGACGTGGACGCCATCGAGGGCCACGACCCCAAGGACGAGACCGAGGAGACGAAGCTCGAGCGCAAGCCGAGCGTCGACGAGCCGATGTCCGCGCTGGTCTTCAAGATCATGAGCGACCCGCACCTGGGTCGCCTGACCTACCTGCGCATCTACTCGGGCGTTCTCAACACCGGTACCCAGGTTCTGAACAGCCTGAAGGGCCGCAAGGAGCGCATCGGCAAGATCTACCGCATGCACTCCAACAAGCGTGAGGAGATCGCCGAGGCGGGCGCGGGCGACATCGTCGCGGTCATGGGTCTGAAGGACACCACGACCGGCGAGACGCTCTGCGACCAGTCGGCTCCGATCGTCCTGGAGTCCATGACCTTCCCGGCTCCGGTCATCGAGGTGGCCATCGAGCCGAAGACCAAGAGCGACCAGGAGAAGCTGGGCATCGCGATCCAGCGTCTGGCCGACGAGGACCCCTCCTTCCAGGTGGCCTCGGACGAGCAGACCGGTCAGACCGTGATCTCCGGTATGGGTGAGCTGCACCTCGAGGTGCTGGTCAACCGTATGCGCGACGAGTTCAAGGTCGAGGCGAACATCGGTAAGCCCCAGGTGGCCTACCGGGAGACCATTCGCAAGAAGGTCGAAGGCCACGTCTACACCCACAAGAAGCAGACCGGTGGGTCGGGCCAGTTCGCCAAGGTCAAGATCGACCTTGAGCCGCTCGTGGTCGAAGAGGGCGACGCGTCCGGGTACGAGTTCGTCAACTCCGTCACCGGTGGCCGCATCCCGCGGGAGTACATCCCGTCGGTCGACGCCGGCTGCCAGGAGGCCGCTGAGCTGGGTGTGCTCGCGCACTACCCGCTCGTCGGCATCAAGGTGACGCTGCAGGACGGCCAGTACCACGACGTCGACTCCTCGGAGATGGCGTTCAAGACCGCTGGTTCGATGGCCTTCAAGGAGGCCGTCAAGCTCGCGAAGCCCACGCTGCTCGAGCCGGTCATGGCCGTTGAGGTCACGACGCCCGAGGAGTACATGGGTGACGTGATCGGTGACCTGAACTCCCGTCGTGGACAGATCCAGTCCATGGACGAGCGTTCCGGGGTCCGGGTCGTCAAGGCCCAGGTGCCCCTTTCGGAAATGTTCGGCTACGTGGGTGACCTGCGCAGCCGTACGCAGGGTCGAGCCAACTACTCGATGGTGTTCGACTCCTATGCGGAGGTTCCGTCCGCTGTCGCCACCGAAATCGTGGCGAAGGTTCGCGGCGAATAG